Proteins encoded together in one Anopheles darlingi chromosome 3, idAnoDarlMG_H_01, whole genome shotgun sequence window:
- the LOC125958172 gene encoding troponin C, isoallergen Bla g 6.0101-like: MSDTGSETAESTTGKELSKDQLKVLRDAFNAFDKEKTGSISTDVVGTILELLGHKLTEEELEEVIEEYDEDESGQLEFDEFVALASCYVTPEEDYESLRAELREVFMMYDKDAKGYLPVEEFKAILRELDGEVPEDELDEIVDEIDADGSGTVDFEEFMDVMTADYYA, encoded by the exons ATGTCGGACACGGGTTCAGAGACGGCCGAAAGTACCACCGGCAAG GAGCTGAGTAAAGATCAGCTGAAAG TGCTGCGAGATGCATTCAATGCATTCGACAAGGAGAAGACGGGCAGCATTTCCACGGACGTCGTGGGCACCATTCTGGAGCTGCTCGGTCACAAGCTAACGGAGGAGGAGCTCGAGGAGGTGATCGAGGAgtacgacgaggacgagtcGGGCCAGCTGGAGTTTGACGAGTTTGTGGCACTGGCCTCGTGCTACGTTACACCCGAGGAGGACTACGAGTCGCTGCGAGCGGAACTTCGCGAAGTGTTCATGATGTACGATAAGGATG CCAAGGGTTATCTACCCGTGGAAGAGTTCAAGGCCATCCTGCGCGAACTCGACGGAGAGGTGCCGGAAGACGAGCTGGACGAAATAGTCGACGAGATCGATGCCGACGGTTCCGGTACTGTGGACTTTGAAG AATTTATGGACGTCATGACAG CTGACTACTACGCGTAA
- the LOC125958173 gene encoding troponin C, isoallergen Bla g 6.0101-like isoform X1, producing the protein MSVVDDLDKAQLELLRNAFNAFDQEKKGCIGTQMVGTILSMLGHQLDDKMLKEIIDEVDADGSGELEFEEFVTLAARFMVEEDAEAMQQELKEAFRLYDKEGNGYITTQVLREILKELDDNLTNEDLDMMIEEIDSDGSGTVDFDEFMEVMTGGDD; encoded by the exons TCCTCCGCAATGCGTTCAACGCGTTCGatcaggagaagaagggatgcATCGGCACGCAGATGGTCGGTACGATCCTCAGCATGTTGGGCCACCAGCTGGACGACAAGATGCTGAAGGAGATCATCGATGAGGTCGACGCTGACGGTTCCGGTGAGCTGGAGTTCGAGGAGTTCGTCACGCTCGCTGCCCGGTTCATGGTTGAGGAGGATGCCGAAGCCATGCAGCAGGAGCTGAAGGAAGCCTTCCGTCTGTACGACAAGGAGGGTAACGGCTACATCACCACCCAGGTGTTGCGCGAAATCCTGAAGGAGCTCGACGACAACCTCACCAACGAGGATCTGGACATGATGATCGAGGAAATCGATTCTGATGGTTCCGGAACCGTGGACTTCGATG AATTCATGGAGGTCAtgactggtggtgatgattaa
- the LOC125958173 gene encoding troponin C, isoallergen Bla g 6.0101-like isoform X2, with product MDDLDKAQLELLRNAFNAFDQEKKGCIGTQMVGTILSMLGHQLDDKMLKEIIDEVDADGSGELEFEEFVTLAARFMVEEDAEAMQQELKEAFRLYDKEGNGYITTQVLREILKELDDNLTNEDLDMMIEEIDSDGSGTVDFDEFMEVMTGGDD from the exons TCCTCCGCAATGCGTTCAACGCGTTCGatcaggagaagaagggatgcATCGGCACGCAGATGGTCGGTACGATCCTCAGCATGTTGGGCCACCAGCTGGACGACAAGATGCTGAAGGAGATCATCGATGAGGTCGACGCTGACGGTTCCGGTGAGCTGGAGTTCGAGGAGTTCGTCACGCTCGCTGCCCGGTTCATGGTTGAGGAGGATGCCGAAGCCATGCAGCAGGAGCTGAAGGAAGCCTTCCGTCTGTACGACAAGGAGGGTAACGGCTACATCACCACCCAGGTGTTGCGCGAAATCCTGAAGGAGCTCGACGACAACCTCACCAACGAGGATCTGGACATGATGATCGAGGAAATCGATTCTGATGGTTCCGGAACCGTGGACTTCGATG AATTCATGGAGGTCAtgactggtggtgatgattaa